A single Arachidicoccus sp. BS20 DNA region contains:
- a CDS encoding UbiA-like polyprenyltransferase: MSTVKNYLSLVKFSHTIFAMPFAMIGFAIGVNAIDIHQYTFAQILLKFLLVLVCMVTARSAAMAFNRYLDRSFDAKNPRTAIREIPRGIISPNNALRFTIINCILFIIATFFINKLCFALSFVALFVVLFYSYTKRFTALCHLVLGLGMSLAPIGAYIAVTGKFDLLPVLFSIAVITWGSGFDIIYAMQDIDFDNSQKLHSIPTFMGAAKALNLSVFLHIISAAAVVFAGVYGHFGILYWLGIAVFIGMLVYQHLLVKPNDLSKVNIAFMTANGIASIVFGVLVIADVIVF; the protein is encoded by the coding sequence ATGAGTACAGTAAAAAATTATCTTTCTTTAGTTAAATTTTCGCATACCATTTTCGCGATGCCTTTCGCGATGATAGGGTTTGCAATAGGTGTAAATGCAATAGACATACATCAATATACTTTCGCACAAATTCTGCTGAAGTTCTTGCTGGTATTAGTTTGCATGGTTACGGCGCGCAGCGCAGCAATGGCATTTAACCGTTATTTAGACAGAAGTTTTGATGCGAAAAATCCGCGCACGGCAATACGCGAAATCCCAAGAGGAATTATCTCGCCGAACAATGCTTTGCGGTTTACGATTATCAATTGTATTCTTTTTATTATCGCAACTTTCTTTATCAACAAACTATGCTTTGCCTTGTCGTTTGTGGCGTTGTTCGTGGTTTTGTTTTACAGTTATACCAAACGTTTCACGGCTTTATGTCATTTGGTTTTGGGCTTGGGAATGTCGCTCGCGCCGATTGGCGCATACATTGCCGTTACGGGAAAATTTGATTTGTTGCCGGTTTTGTTTTCCATTGCTGTGATTACTTGGGGTTCGGGCTTTGATATTATTTATGCCATGCAGGATATTGATTTTGATAATTCGCAAAAGTTACATTCCATTCCTACTTTTATGGGTGCGGCAAAAGCGTTGAACTTATCTGTTTTCTTACATATTATTTCCGCCGCAGCAGTAGTGTTTGCAGGCGTTTACGGACACTTTGGGATTTTGTATTGGCTCGGAATTGCAGTATTTATCGGCATGTTGGTTTATCAACATTTGTTGGTAAAACCCAATGATTTAAGTAAAGTGAATATTGCATTTATGACGGCGAATGGCATCGCGAGCATTGTGTTTGGCGTGCTGGTAATTGCGGATGTAATTGTCTTCTGA
- a CDS encoding helix-turn-helix domain-containing protein translates to MKNFMSVCNHTSIMDEYKVKYITPDIKLSSYNGKLFKTEFAFDDHMLVWFISGETKIIQADQNYLFQAGDIFLIPRNQLATIINYPKDGIPHKSVAMHLSIDRLRKFYANLNVKPKVSSTQKIRSFSKHPLLESCLASLIPYFDVQEKFPENIALLKITEAISILRTIDKDIDNILANFDEPHKIDLTSFMEKNFMFNMPLEKFAYLTGRSLTTFKRDFHKLYNQTPQRWLTQKRLELAHYQLTEKNRKPVEVYLETGFENLSHFSYVFKKQFGYTPTELTGQ, encoded by the coding sequence ATGAAAAATTTCATGTCGGTTTGCAATCACACAAGTATTATGGATGAGTATAAGGTTAAATACATAACACCCGATATTAAACTTTCTTCCTACAATGGCAAATTGTTTAAAACAGAATTTGCATTTGACGACCATATGCTTGTGTGGTTCATTTCTGGCGAAACAAAAATTATTCAAGCCGACCAAAACTATTTGTTCCAAGCAGGTGACATTTTTCTTATCCCGAGAAATCAGTTGGCAACAATCATCAATTATCCGAAAGACGGAATACCACATAAATCCGTAGCAATGCATTTGTCTATTGACCGACTACGAAAATTTTACGCTAACTTAAATGTAAAACCAAAAGTTTCTTCAACTCAAAAAATACGAAGTTTTAGCAAACATCCATTATTGGAAAGTTGCCTTGCTTCACTTATCCCTTATTTTGACGTGCAGGAAAAGTTTCCCGAAAACATTGCTTTATTAAAAATTACGGAAGCAATTTCCATTCTTCGCACCATAGACAAAGACATTGACAACATTTTAGCGAATTTTGACGAACCGCATAAAATTGACTTGACAAGTTTTATGGAAAAGAACTTTATGTTCAATATGCCTTTGGAAAAATTTGCTTATTTGACAGGACGTAGTTTGACAACTTTCAAACGTGATTTTCATAAACTTTACAACCAAACACCACAGCGCTGGCTGACACAAAAACGTTTGGAGTTGGCACACTACCAACTGACAGAGAAAAACAGAAAACCCGTTGAAGTCTATTTAGAAACAGGCTTTGAAAACTTATCACATTTCTCTTATGTTTTCAAAAAACAATTTGGTTACACGCCGACAGAATTAACAGGACAATAA
- the def gene encoding peptide deformylase has protein sequence MILPIAAYGMPVLRKVAKDIDSNYPDLKKLIEDMWETLAESHGVGLAAPQVNKDIRLFLVDSALIFDNKDEDDEDGETFPDAPGVKKVFINAKIIDRKGEEWAYNEGCLSIPKIREDIFRPEEITIEYLDENFAPHTDTFNGITARIIQHEYDHIEGKLFIDYLKPLKKKLLQRKLSDISKGNISVDYKMQFPK, from the coding sequence ATGATTTTACCAATTGCCGCATACGGAATGCCCGTTTTAAGAAAAGTTGCCAAAGATATCGACAGCAATTATCCCGATTTGAAGAAACTGATTGAAGATATGTGGGAAACGCTTGCAGAAAGTCATGGCGTAGGTTTGGCAGCTCCGCAAGTGAATAAAGACATTCGTTTGTTTCTTGTGGACAGCGCACTGATTTTTGACAACAAAGATGAAGATGATGAAGACGGAGAAACTTTTCCCGATGCACCGGGCGTGAAAAAAGTTTTCATCAATGCGAAAATAATCGACCGCAAAGGCGAAGAATGGGCGTACAACGAAGGTTGCCTGAGCATTCCGAAAATTCGTGAAGATATTTTCCGCCCCGAAGAAATTACGATTGAATATCTGGATGAGAATTTTGCGCCGCACACTGATACATTCAATGGTATTACGGCAAGGATTATTCAGCACGAATACGATCATATCGAAGGAAAATTGTTCATTGATTATCTCAAGCCTTTAAAGAAAAAATTGCTGCAACGCAAACTCAGCGATATTTCCAAAGGCAACATAAGCGTGGATTACAAAATGCAATTCCCGAAATAA
- a CDS encoding aminotransferase class I/II-fold pyridoxal phosphate-dependent enzyme, protein MADIFEKLVKHYGPIGQHRERAHGYYAFPRLEGEINSRMKFRGKEVIVWSLNNYLGLANHPEIRKVDAEASAEYGLAYPMGARMMSGNTTLHEQLESELAAFENKEDAILLNYGYQGMISIIDAVCGRHDVIVYDAECHACIMDGMRMQLGHKFVFKHNDIADFEKQMERATALINKQNAGGILVISEGVFGMAGDQGKIKEIVELKKKFEFRLLVDDAHGFGTLGKTGAGAGEEQNCQDGIDLYFSTFAKSMASIGAFVAGDKIIIDYIRYNIRSQIFAKSLPMPFVAGNLKRLHMLQTMPELKAKLWSNAKHLQEGLKERGFDIGNTNTPVTPVYMKGGVEEATAMVMDLRENYGVFASIVVYPVIPKGHIIYRLIPSAAHSDEDIEITLKAFSETKVKLDAGEYKVAAIPDEWQSVAVDE, encoded by the coding sequence ATGGCAGACATTTTTGAAAAACTTGTAAAGCACTACGGACCTATCGGTCAGCACAGAGAAAGAGCGCATGGATATTATGCTTTCCCACGATTGGAAGGCGAAATCAATAGCCGCATGAAGTTTCGCGGCAAAGAAGTAATCGTGTGGAGTTTGAACAATTATCTGGGTCTTGCCAATCATCCGGAAATCAGAAAAGTAGATGCAGAAGCATCAGCAGAATATGGTCTTGCATATCCGATGGGCGCACGCATGATGAGCGGAAATACAACGCTGCACGAACAACTCGAAAGTGAGCTTGCGGCATTTGAAAATAAAGAAGACGCTATTTTATTGAACTACGGCTATCAAGGCATGATAAGCATTATCGATGCTGTCTGCGGGCGACACGATGTGATTGTGTACGATGCGGAATGCCACGCTTGTATTATGGACGGAATGCGGATGCAGCTTGGTCATAAATTTGTGTTCAAACACAACGATATTGCCGATTTTGAAAAACAAATGGAACGCGCCACAGCATTGATTAATAAACAAAATGCAGGCGGTATTCTGGTGATTTCCGAAGGCGTTTTCGGCATGGCGGGCGACCAGGGAAAAATCAAAGAAATTGTTGAATTGAAAAAGAAATTTGAGTTCCGTTTGTTGGTCGATGATGCGCATGGTTTCGGTACGCTTGGCAAAACAGGCGCAGGCGCGGGCGAAGAACAAAATTGCCAGGACGGAATCGATTTATATTTTTCCACATTTGCAAAATCGATGGCATCCATCGGCGCGTTTGTGGCGGGCGATAAAATCATCATTGATTATATCCGTTACAATATCCGTTCACAAATTTTTGCAAAGAGCTTACCGATGCCTTTTGTCGCAGGTAATTTAAAACGTTTACACATGCTGCAAACCATGCCCGAACTGAAAGCGAAACTTTGGAGCAATGCAAAACATTTGCAGGAAGGATTGAAAGAAAGAGGCTTTGATATCGGCAATACCAATACGCCTGTAACGCCGGTTTACATGAAAGGCGGCGTGGAAGAAGCAACGGCGATGGTCATGGATTTGCGCGAAAATTACGGCGTATTTGCAAGCATTGTGGTGTATCCCGTAATTCCGAAAGGGCATATTATTTATCGTTTGATTCCGTCTGCCGCGCACTCCGATGAAGACATTGAAATTACATTAAAAGCATTCAGCGAAACGAAAGTGAAATTAGACGCAGGTGAATATAAAGTTGCAGCGATTCCTGACGAATGGCAAAGCGTTGCGGTGGATGAATAA
- a CDS encoding LOG family protein, producing MERITVFCGSSLGTESIFEEQAYKLGKLLAEQNIELVYGGANVGLMGAIANGVLENQGKAIGVLPKFLQKVEIGHKNLTELILVETMHQRKTKMDELSDGIITLPGGFGTLEEFFEMLTWAQLGLHKKPVAILNTDGFYDDLLSLIQKMVDKEFLKQANQEMLIVSDNIEELLDKMKNYKAPAFGKWINKNEV from the coding sequence ATGGAGAGAATAACAGTATTTTGCGGTTCAAGTCTTGGTACAGAATCGATATTTGAAGAACAAGCATATAAATTAGGAAAATTATTAGCTGAACAAAATATTGAACTCGTTTATGGTGGTGCAAATGTTGGTTTAATGGGAGCTATTGCAAACGGAGTGTTAGAAAACCAAGGCAAAGCTATCGGAGTATTGCCAAAATTTTTGCAAAAAGTTGAAATTGGTCATAAAAACTTAACCGAACTAATTTTGGTCGAAACAATGCATCAACGAAAAACTAAAATGGATGAGCTTTCCGATGGAATCATTACCCTGCCGGGAGGATTTGGGACACTCGAAGAATTTTTTGAAATGCTTACTTGGGCTCAACTTGGATTACATAAAAAGCCCGTTGCAATTTTAAATACAGACGGATTTTATGACGATTTGTTGTCTCTTATTCAGAAAATGGTAGATAAAGAATTTTTGAAACAAGCCAATCAGGAAATGTTAATAGTGAGTGATAATATTGAAGAGTTGCTTGACAAAATGAAAAATTATAAAGCGCCGGCTTTTGGGAAATGGATTAACAAAAATGAAGTGTAA
- a CDS encoding phospho-sugar mutase, whose protein sequence is MDAQIQQKIDTWLNGDYDQQTKDEIIRLEKENPNDLVEAFYQNMEFGTGGLRGIMGVGTNRMNKYTVGMATQGFANYLNKTYPGTEIKVAVCHDCRNNSRFFAETVAHVFAANGVKVFLFDDLRPTPELSFAIRLLGCNGGVNVTASHNPKEYNGYKAYWNDGGQLVPPHDKNVIKEVEAIASVDDVKWSGNDENITIIGKEVDDAYIEMVKSLSVYPDVIAKQHDLKIVYTPIHGSGIKLVPRALETFGFTNVHIVKEQEKPDGNFPTVAYPNPEEPATMSIGLNYAKEIEADILLGTDPDADRVAIGIKNHKGEWVLMNGNQTAVLAHAYLIEARKAKGIAQPNDMVVKTIVTTNMIDDIAKANNVKCYNVLTGFKWIAEKIKEKEGKENYIIGGEESFGLMIGDKVRDKDSVSAVAILCEMAAYEKEKGNSLYDKLIDLYIQYGFYLEKLISITKKGMNGQEEIAKMMEGFRNEPPKELCGSKVAQLLDYELHVGKNLDTGETWKIDLPTSNVLQFILEDGSKISARPSGTEPKIKFYFSVKTTLKDRSEFDEKLEELEMKIKKIVEDLGV, encoded by the coding sequence ATGGACGCACAAATTCAACAAAAAATCGACACATGGTTAAACGGCGATTATGACCAACAAACCAAAGATGAAATTATTCGTTTGGAAAAAGAAAATCCCAACGATTTGGTTGAAGCATTTTATCAGAACATGGAATTTGGCACGGGCGGCTTGCGCGGCATCATGGGCGTTGGCACCAACCGCATGAACAAATATACCGTTGGCATGGCAACGCAGGGCTTTGCCAATTATCTCAACAAAACATATCCCGGTACGGAAATAAAAGTTGCTGTTTGCCACGACTGCCGCAACAACAGCCGCTTCTTTGCGGAAACTGTGGCGCACGTTTTTGCCGCTAATGGCGTCAAGGTTTTTTTGTTCGACGATTTACGTCCCACGCCCGAACTTTCTTTCGCCATTCGCCTGCTCGGTTGCAACGGCGGCGTTAATGTAACCGCATCGCACAATCCCAAAGAATACAACGGTTACAAAGCCTATTGGAACGATGGCGGGCAGTTGGTGCCGCCACACGATAAAAACGTGATTAAAGAAGTGGAAGCCATCGCCAGCGTGGACGATGTAAAGTGGAGCGGTAACGACGAAAACATTACCATCATTGGCAAAGAAGTAGACGACGCTTATATCGAGATGGTAAAAAGTCTGAGCGTTTATCCCGACGTGATTGCAAAGCAGCACGATTTGAAAATTGTGTACACGCCCATTCACGGCAGCGGTATAAAATTAGTTCCGCGTGCGCTGGAAACATTCGGTTTTACCAACGTTCATATTGTGAAAGAACAGGAAAAGCCCGACGGCAATTTTCCGACGGTGGCTTATCCGAATCCTGAAGAGCCGGCAACCATGAGCATCGGTTTGAATTATGCCAAAGAAATAGAAGCCGATATTTTGTTAGGCACCGACCCGGACGCCGACCGCGTGGCTATAGGCATTAAAAATCATAAAGGCGAATGGGTGCTGATGAACGGCAACCAAACCGCCGTGCTGGCACACGCTTACCTTATTGAAGCGCGCAAAGCGAAAGGCATTGCGCAGCCGAATGACATGGTGGTAAAAACGATTGTTACCACCAACATGATTGACGATATTGCCAAAGCCAACAACGTAAAATGCTACAACGTATTGACGGGCTTTAAATGGATTGCGGAAAAAATCAAGGAGAAAGAAGGCAAGGAAAATTACATTATCGGCGGGGAAGAAAGTTTCGGTTTGATGATTGGCGATAAGGTGCGCGACAAAGATTCTGTTTCCGCCGTTGCCATTCTTTGCGAAATGGCTGCTTACGAAAAAGAAAAAGGAAATTCTTTGTATGATAAACTGATTGATTTATACATTCAATACGGTTTCTATCTGGAAAAACTCATCAGCATTACCAAAAAAGGTATGAACGGACAGGAAGAAATTGCGAAGATGATGGAAGGCTTCCGCAACGAACCGCCGAAAGAACTTTGCGGCTCGAAAGTGGCGCAGTTGCTGGATTACGAGCTGCACGTTGGTAAAAATTTGGACACGGGCGAAACATGGAAAATTGATTTGCCTACGAGCAATGTGTTGCAATTTATTCTGGAAGACGGCTCAAAAATTTCCGCGCGACCCAGCGGCACCGAACCGAAAATAAAATTTTATTTCAGCGTAAAAACAACGTTGAAAGATAGGAGCGAGTTTGATGAAAAGCTGGAAGAATTGGAAATGAAAATTAAGAAGATTGTGGAAGATTTGGGCGTGTAA
- a CDS encoding NUDIX hydrolase, protein MDTISLPTAGLVVVTENKLLLAYSKNKKAWYLPGGKIDKGETSLETLQREIYEELNIKLKTERLKYYCHITALAYGELPNIIMEQDCFIYDLSEKIKPNNEIEEVRFFNREMYQLEPAQVPGVLKIFDKLMKDKILL, encoded by the coding sequence ATGGATACTATATCATTACCAACAGCCGGTTTAGTGGTTGTAACAGAAAACAAACTACTTTTAGCATATAGTAAAAATAAAAAGGCTTGGTATCTGCCCGGTGGAAAAATTGACAAAGGAGAGACCTCTTTAGAAACTTTACAAAGAGAAATATATGAAGAACTAAATATTAAATTAAAGACTGAACGTTTAAAGTATTATTGTCATATTACAGCTCTTGCTTATGGAGAATTACCCAATATTATAATGGAACAGGATTGTTTTATTTATGATTTGAGTGAAAAAATCAAACCGAATAATGAAATAGAAGAAGTCAGATTTTTCAATAGAGAAATGTATCAATTAGAACCTGCACAAGTTCCTGGTGTTTTAAAGATATTCGACAAATTAATGAAAGACAAAATTTTGCTTTAA
- a CDS encoding sodium-translocating pyrophosphatase — protein MNCIFFIVPVLGLIGLLYTLIKSIWVSKQDAGNDRMKEIATYIADGAMAFLKSEYKILTYFVVIAGLLLGIMGYSNENSSWTIALSFVVGAVLSALAGFIGMRIATKANVRTANAARTSLRKALAVSFTGGSVMGLGVAGLAVLGLGGLFIILIQSFAPGALSNSVDVGKAIEVLTGFSLGAESIALFARVGGGIYTKAADVGADLVGKVEAGIPEDDPRNPATIADNVGDNVGDVAGMGADLFGSYVATILATMVLGHEVLGQDGNALNDHLGGFSPILLPMLIAGIGILLSIVGTFFVRISESAGLSTAKVQAALNKGNWGAIILTAIASYFIVHHILPSNTTFVLRGTEFTADGVFGAIIVGLCVGTLMSIITEYFTAMGKNPVKSIVRQSGTGHATNIIGGLAVGMQSTMLPIIVLAAGIYGSYACAGLYGVAIAAAGMMATTAMQLAIDAFGPIADNAGGIAEMSELPAEVREKTDILDAVGNTTAATGKGFAIASAALTSLALFAAFVGIAKIDGIDIYRADVLAGLFIGGMIPFIFSSLAIKAVGQAAMAMVEEVRRQFRSIPGIMEGKAKPEYDKCVAISTSASIKKMMLPGAIAIITPLIIGFVFGPEVLGGFLAGATVSGVLMGMFQNNAGGAWDNAKKSFEKGVEINGEMHYKKSEPHKASVTGDTVGDPFKDTSGPSMNILIKLMSIVSLVIAPTITKIHSDSIHQRLQDKAKNIQKLLNENATSFVNPRADVHTAYFVSR, from the coding sequence ATGAATTGCATATTTTTTATAGTGCCTGTTCTCGGGCTGATAGGCTTGCTTTATACGCTTATTAAAAGCATTTGGGTATCCAAACAAGATGCAGGCAATGACCGCATGAAAGAAATTGCAACATACATTGCCGATGGCGCAATGGCGTTCTTAAAATCGGAGTACAAAATTCTCACATACTTCGTGGTTATCGCAGGATTATTATTGGGCATTATGGGTTACAGCAACGAAAACTCAAGCTGGACGATTGCGCTGTCATTCGTCGTAGGTGCGGTATTGAGCGCGCTCGCAGGTTTTATAGGTATGCGCATTGCCACGAAAGCCAACGTGCGTACGGCAAATGCAGCGCGTACAAGTTTACGCAAAGCATTAGCGGTCTCTTTCACAGGCGGTTCCGTAATGGGCTTGGGTGTTGCGGGTTTGGCGGTACTTGGTTTAGGCGGATTGTTCATTATTTTAATACAAAGTTTTGCACCCGGCGCATTAAGCAATTCTGTGGATGTAGGCAAAGCGATTGAAGTACTGACGGGTTTTTCGCTTGGCGCGGAAAGTATCGCATTGTTTGCACGCGTTGGCGGCGGCATTTATACAAAAGCAGCTGACGTGGGCGCAGATTTAGTGGGAAAAGTGGAAGCCGGCATTCCCGAAGACGACCCGCGCAATCCCGCGACAATTGCCGATAACGTGGGCGACAATGTGGGCGATGTTGCGGGCATGGGTGCCGATTTATTCGGCAGCTATGTAGCAACCATTTTGGCAACAATGGTGTTGGGACACGAAGTATTGGGACAAGATGGAAATGCCTTAAACGATCATTTAGGGGGTTTCTCTCCTATTCTTTTACCTATGCTGATTGCAGGCATTGGTATTTTATTATCCATTGTAGGAACTTTCTTTGTAAGAATAAGCGAAAGCGCAGGATTGAGTACGGCAAAGGTCCAGGCGGCTTTGAACAAAGGCAATTGGGGTGCAATTATTCTCACGGCAATCGCTTCTTATTTTATCGTTCATCATATTCTTCCTTCAAATACGACGTTCGTGCTGCGCGGCACGGAATTCACGGCTGACGGCGTTTTCGGAGCCATCATCGTTGGCTTGTGCGTAGGAACGTTGATGAGCATTATTACAGAATATTTTACAGCTATGGGAAAAAATCCCGTGAAAAGTATTGTTCGCCAGTCAGGTACGGGGCATGCGACAAACATTATTGGCGGGTTGGCTGTTGGAATGCAAAGTACCATGTTGCCGATTATTGTTTTAGCGGCGGGCATTTACGGTTCTTATGCTTGTGCAGGCTTATATGGCGTTGCTATTGCCGCCGCCGGCATGATGGCAACAACTGCGATGCAATTGGCAATTGATGCTTTCGGTCCGATTGCAGACAACGCAGGTGGCATTGCAGAAATGAGCGAATTGCCTGCGGAAGTACGCGAAAAAACAGACATTCTCGATGCAGTTGGCAACACAACAGCGGCTACGGGCAAAGGCTTTGCAATTGCTTCTGCCGCACTTACTTCATTGGCTTTGTTTGCAGCGTTTGTCGGCATTGCAAAAATTGACGGCATTGATATTTACCGCGCGGATGTATTGGCAGGATTGTTTATCGGCGGCATGATTCCTTTTATATTTTCATCGCTCGCTATTAAAGCCGTAGGACAAGCAGCAATGGCAATGGTAGAAGAAGTGCGCCGGCAATTCCGCAGCATTCCGGGCATTATGGAAGGCAAAGCAAAACCGGAATATGATAAATGTGTTGCTATTTCTACAAGCGCTTCAATTAAAAAAATGATGTTGCCCGGCGCAATTGCAATTATTACTCCGTTGATTATAGGTTTTGTTTTCGGACCTGAAGTGCTGGGTGGATTTTTAGCGGGTGCAACAGTTTCCGGTGTGCTGATGGGTATGTTTCAAAACAACGCAGGCGGCGCTTGGGACAACGCAAAAAAATCTTTTGAAAAAGGCGTGGAAATCAACGGCGAAATGCACTATAAAAAGTCCGAGCCGCATAAAGCTTCGGTTACAGGCGATACAGTCGGCGATCCGTTTAAAGACACATCAGGTCCTTCGATGAATATTTTGATTAAGCTGATGAGTATCGTGTCGCTGGTAATTGCGCCAACGATTACCAAAATTCATTCCGACAGTATTCATCAAAGATTACAGGATAAAGCAAAGAATATTCAAAAATTGTTGAACGAAAATGCGACTTCTTTCGTGAATCCAAGAGCGGATGTGCATACAGCATATTTTGTGAGTCGGTAA
- the ruvX gene encoding Holliday junction resolvase RuvX, giving the protein MARIISIDYGGKRTGIAVTDPLQIIASALTTIDTKNFIPFLKDYFSKEEVELILIGEPKNLDDSDTHATPLVKKAIAELKKNFPHIPIETIDESYTSKMARRAMVEMGMKKKQREKKGNTDQIAAAIMLQEYLTNRY; this is encoded by the coding sequence TTGGCACGCATCATCTCCATAGACTACGGCGGAAAGCGCACAGGCATTGCAGTTACAGACCCTTTGCAAATAATTGCGAGCGCGCTTACGACCATTGATACAAAAAATTTTATTCCGTTTTTGAAAGATTATTTTTCCAAAGAAGAAGTGGAATTAATCTTAATCGGCGAACCGAAAAATTTGGATGATTCAGACACACATGCAACGCCTTTGGTAAAGAAAGCGATTGCAGAACTAAAGAAAAATTTCCCGCACATTCCTATCGAAACCATTGATGAAAGCTACACTTCCAAAATGGCGCGCCGCGCAATGGTAGAAATGGGCATGAAGAAAAAGCAACGCGAGAAAAAAGGCAATACCGACCAAATAGCCGCAGCCATTATGTTGCAGGAATATCTTACCAATCGCTATTAA
- a CDS encoding SDR family NAD(P)-dependent oxidoreductase, with the protein MGQTNYNGALQKPIVSGFNAKSTSTEVIKGIDLTGKIAIVTGGNTGIGLETVKTLANAGATVIVPARDIEKAKKNLQGIANVEIEEMDLINPTSIDAFAEKFLASGRPLHLLINNAGIMWVPLRRDNRGIESQLAVNYLAQFQLTARLWSALKKANGARVINVSSGGHKFAPFNFDDPNFEHREYETLQGYGQSKTAVNLFSLELDNRAKAFGVRAYSLCPGRVGGTELAREAPIELFVKMGLSDEKGNILPEVAASLKTIPQGASTTVWCATSPQLNNIGGVYCEHTDIAALSTDLTAFGGVQSYSLDEANAKRLWELSEEMTGITFNVN; encoded by the coding sequence ATGGGACAAACAAATTACAACGGAGCATTACAGAAACCAATCGTTTCGGGCTTCAACGCAAAATCAACTTCAACAGAAGTAATTAAAGGCATTGACCTTACAGGAAAAATCGCCATTGTGACAGGCGGCAATACGGGCATTGGACTGGAAACCGTGAAAACACTTGCCAATGCAGGCGCAACAGTTATTGTTCCTGCAAGGGATATTGAAAAAGCCAAGAAAAATTTGCAAGGAATTGCTAATGTTGAAATAGAAGAAATGGACCTGATAAATCCAACTTCCATTGACGCATTTGCAGAAAAGTTTTTGGCTTCGGGCAGACCTTTACATTTGCTCATCAACAACGCAGGTATTATGTGGGTTCCGCTTCGCAGGGACAATCGTGGAATTGAATCGCAATTAGCCGTTAATTATTTGGCACAATTTCAGCTCACAGCAAGACTTTGGAGCGCACTAAAAAAAGCCAACGGAGCAAGAGTAATTAATGTATCATCAGGCGGACATAAATTTGCACCTTTCAATTTTGACGACCCGAATTTTGAACATCGGGAATACGAAACTTTGCAAGGTTACGGACAGTCAAAAACCGCTGTCAATTTGTTTTCACTTGAATTAGACAACCGAGCAAAAGCATTTGGCGTTCGCGCCTATTCATTATGCCCAGGTCGAGTTGGCGGAACTGAATTAGCAAGAGAAGCACCAATAGAATTGTTTGTAAAAATGGGATTGAGCGATGAAAAAGGTAATATTTTACCCGAAGTCGCAGCTTCGTTAAAAACAATTCCGCAAGGTGCTTCTACAACAGTTTGGTGTGCCACAAGCCCGCAATTAAACAACATTGGAGGCGTGTATTGTGAACATACAGATATTGCGGCTTTAAGTACCGACTTAACAGCATTTGGCGGTGTGCAATCTTACTCCTTAGATGAAGCCAATGCAAAACGCTTGTGGGAACTAAGTGAAGAAATGACCGGCATTACATTCAACGTTAATTGA